A DNA window from Mucilaginibacter xinganensis contains the following coding sequences:
- a CDS encoding RrF2 family transcriptional regulator — translation MLSKKTKYAIKALVVLGKNADKPPMQISKIAEEEKIPKKFLEQILLDLRNAGFLYSKKGAGGGYSLNKDAKDIYLVQIMRITDGPIAMVPCASLNFYHKCDECHQETTCGIRDVFIEVRDATVKILSETSIADVISRESTLLLNE, via the coding sequence ATGCTATCGAAAAAAACAAAGTATGCAATTAAGGCCCTGGTAGTGCTGGGGAAAAATGCCGATAAACCTCCAATGCAAATCTCAAAAATTGCTGAGGAAGAAAAAATTCCTAAAAAATTCCTGGAACAGATTCTTTTAGACTTGCGCAACGCAGGCTTTCTTTACAGTAAAAAGGGTGCGGGAGGCGGTTACAGTCTGAATAAAGACGCTAAGGATATTTACCTGGTACAAATAATGAGGATTACTGATGGCCCTATAGCCATGGTACCATGCGCCAGCCTCAACTTTTACCACAAATGCGATGAGTGTCACCAGGAAACCACCTGCGGCATTCGCGACGTGTTTATAGAAGTTAGGGATGCAACCGTAAAAATATTATCAGAAACAAGTATTGCGGATGTGATCAGTAGGGAAAGCACGCTGTTATTAAACGAATAA
- a CDS encoding VOC family protein: MKQHIAHITLLVNDYDEAIKFYTEKLKFDLIEDTPLSETKRWVLVAPKNAKECCLVLAKADNDKQRNHIGNQTGGRVALFLYTDDFWRDHAQMLAENIKFIREPQAEPYGIVAVFADLYGNFWDLIQPNT, encoded by the coding sequence ATGAAACAGCATATTGCTCATATCACATTACTGGTAAATGATTACGATGAGGCTATCAAGTTTTATACGGAAAAATTAAAGTTTGATTTGATTGAAGACACCCCTTTAAGCGAAACAAAAAGATGGGTACTTGTTGCGCCGAAAAATGCTAAAGAATGTTGCCTGGTATTGGCAAAAGCAGACAATGACAAACAACGGAATCATATCGGCAATCAAACCGGGGGACGTGTTGCATTGTTTTTATATACTGATGATTTTTGGCGAGATCATGCCCAAATGCTGGCTGAAAACATTAAATTCATTCGTGAGCCTCAGGCGGAACCATATGGCATTGTTGCTGTATTTGCAGACCTTTACGGAAACTTTTGGGATTTAATACAACCTAATACCTAA
- a CDS encoding MOSC domain-containing protein — protein sequence MLQISELYIYPIKSLAGIKVKNARITPTGFEHDRRWLLIDENNAFLTQREHHQMALLQVTIKNDGLLVTHKINQKSIPVPFNDPSIKYSEVTVSIWDDTCRALLVSNHADKWFTEMLGINCRLVYMPDETKRAVDPRYAPSDAVTSFADAYPFMMIGQASLDDLNNRMPEALPMNRFRPNIVFTGGGPYEEDLYAHFTVGGISFYGVKLCARCVLTTVNQENAKKGKEPLKTLASYRFKNNKILFGQNLVHDGEGEIAVGDEIKVFQKHIEERFFI from the coding sequence ATGCTTCAAATAAGTGAGTTATACATCTACCCCATAAAGTCGTTAGCCGGAATTAAGGTTAAAAATGCAAGAATTACCCCAACTGGTTTTGAACATGACAGGCGCTGGCTTTTAATTGACGAAAACAATGCTTTCCTCACCCAGCGGGAGCACCACCAAATGGCTTTGCTGCAGGTAACTATTAAAAATGATGGCTTACTGGTAACGCATAAAATCAATCAAAAATCAATCCCGGTGCCTTTTAACGACCCGAGTATTAAATACAGCGAAGTAACTGTAAGTATTTGGGATGATACCTGCAGGGCGCTATTGGTTAGTAATCATGCCGACAAATGGTTCACAGAAATGCTGGGTATAAACTGCCGGCTGGTTTATATGCCGGACGAAACGAAACGTGCTGTCGACCCGCGTTATGCCCCATCTGACGCAGTTACCTCATTTGCGGATGCCTACCCTTTTATGATGATAGGACAAGCGTCGCTGGATGACCTGAACAACCGGATGCCGGAAGCATTACCGATGAACAGGTTTAGGCCCAATATCGTTTTCACAGGTGGCGGCCCTTATGAAGAAGACCTTTATGCTCATTTTACCGTCGGCGGCATCAGTTTTTATGGCGTAAAGCTTTGCGCCCGTTGCGTGCTTACCACGGTAAACCAGGAAAACGCAAAAAAAGGGAAAGAGCCTTTAAAAACACTCGCCTCCTATCGTTTTAAAAACAACAAAATATTATTTGGGCAAAATTTAGTGCATGACGGTGAAGGCGAAATTGCTGTAGGTGATGAAATCAAGGTTTTTCAGAAGCACATTGAAGAACGGTTTTTTATATAA
- a CDS encoding GMC oxidoreductase, whose amino-acid sequence MTSPDFNYTATPDHTYDAIVIGSGISGGWAAKELCEGGLKTLVLERGKNVVHLKDYPTATKNPWDFKHHGDIPLKVKEENPVVNRCYAFDESTDHFFVKDQEHPYIQQKPFDWIRGYQVGGKSLLWARQTQRWSKYDFEGPARDGFAVDWPIRYEDMDPWYSYVERFAGISGNHDGLDTLPDGEFLPPWEMNVVEKVMQERIMNNYKDRNVIIGRCAHLTKPKEVHLEQGRGQCQARNLCQRGCPFGGYFSSNSSTLPTANKTGNLTILPNSVVHSIIYDDKKKKATGVRVIDAHTKQATEYFAKIIFVNAAALNTNLILLNSKSARFPNGLGNDNGLLGKYIAFQNYRGSLSARMEGHEDSYYYGRRPTAVMMPNFRNVHKQETDFLRGYMVFYTATRGGWGHQTGGPQIGAEYKDAVSEAGDWGIYMMMQGETIPKETNRVYLSQDQKDEWGIPLLTVSVDYDENDEKSLKDFLQQGAEMLEKAGCKDISANDSKQAPGLDIHEVGGVRMGHDPKTSLLNKWNQLHTCPNVFVTDGACMTSTGTQNPSLTFMAITARAANYAVNEIKKGNL is encoded by the coding sequence ATGACTTCACCTGATTTTAACTATACAGCTACACCAGATCACACTTATGATGCTATTGTTATCGGCTCCGGTATCAGCGGTGGCTGGGCGGCAAAAGAGCTTTGTGAGGGTGGTTTAAAAACATTGGTTTTGGAGCGTGGTAAAAATGTGGTGCATTTAAAAGATTACCCCACCGCCACTAAAAACCCGTGGGATTTTAAGCACCATGGCGACATTCCTTTAAAGGTTAAAGAAGAAAACCCGGTAGTTAATCGTTGTTATGCATTTGATGAAAGCACCGATCATTTTTTTGTAAAGGATCAGGAACATCCCTACATACAGCAAAAGCCTTTCGACTGGATCAGGGGTTACCAGGTAGGCGGAAAATCGCTGTTATGGGCAAGGCAAACCCAACGCTGGAGTAAATATGATTTTGAGGGCCCGGCACGTGATGGTTTTGCTGTTGACTGGCCGATCAGATACGAAGATATGGATCCCTGGTACAGCTATGTGGAACGTTTTGCCGGGATAAGTGGTAACCATGATGGATTGGACACCCTGCCCGATGGGGAGTTTTTGCCGCCCTGGGAGATGAACGTGGTTGAGAAGGTAATGCAGGAGCGAATAATGAACAACTATAAAGACCGGAATGTTATTATTGGCCGCTGTGCACATTTAACCAAACCTAAAGAAGTGCATTTGGAGCAGGGCAGGGGGCAATGCCAGGCGCGCAACCTTTGTCAGCGTGGCTGTCCTTTCGGGGGGTATTTCAGCTCCAACTCATCTACTTTGCCTACGGCTAATAAAACCGGAAACCTTACCATATTGCCCAATTCTGTGGTTCATTCCATTATTTACGATGATAAAAAGAAAAAGGCAACCGGCGTCAGGGTAATTGATGCGCATACCAAACAAGCCACCGAGTATTTCGCAAAAATAATTTTTGTAAATGCTGCGGCATTAAATACTAATTTAATTTTACTCAATTCCAAATCGGCACGTTTTCCTAACGGTTTAGGTAACGATAATGGCCTGCTGGGTAAATACATTGCATTTCAGAATTATCGCGGCTCCTTATCAGCACGAATGGAAGGACATGAAGATTCGTATTATTATGGCAGGCGACCCACTGCCGTGATGATGCCTAATTTTAGAAATGTACATAAGCAGGAAACTGATTTTTTACGCGGATACATGGTTTTTTATACGGCCACACGCGGTGGGTGGGGGCATCAAACCGGTGGTCCGCAAATAGGAGCTGAATACAAAGATGCAGTTTCAGAGGCGGGCGACTGGGGGATTTATATGATGATGCAGGGGGAAACCATACCGAAGGAAACAAACCGCGTTTATTTAAGCCAGGATCAGAAAGATGAATGGGGAATTCCGTTGTTAACAGTTTCGGTTGATTACGATGAAAATGATGAAAAATCATTAAAAGACTTTTTACAGCAAGGCGCAGAAATGCTTGAAAAAGCCGGCTGCAAAGACATCAGCGCCAATGACAGCAAGCAGGCGCCGGGATTGGATATTCACGAAGTTGGCGGCGTACGGATGGGCCATGATCCTAAAACCTCACTATTAAATAAATGGAACCAATTGCATACCTGTCCTAATGTGTTTGTAACAGATGGTGCTTGTATGACCTCGACGGGAACGCAAAACCCATCGCTCACCTTTATGGCAATAACAGCGCGCGCCGCAAATTATGCGGTTAATGAAATAAAAAAAGGTAATCTTTAG
- a CDS encoding YbjQ family protein, which translates to MLVTTSTNLEGYRITQQLGIIRGITVRSRGIGGNFMGGLQTVFGGRNTVYTELCETAREEAYQLMIQHAQQHGANAVINMRYDANEVMQGVTEVLAYGTAVTVEKI; encoded by the coding sequence ATGTTAGTTACAACAAGCACAAACCTGGAAGGCTACAGGATAACCCAGCAACTGGGTATTATAAGAGGAATAACGGTTCGTTCACGTGGGATCGGCGGTAATTTTATGGGTGGATTGCAAACCGTTTTTGGTGGCCGGAACACCGTTTACACCGAACTATGCGAAACTGCCCGCGAAGAAGCTTACCAGTTAATGATCCAGCATGCACAACAACATGGCGCTAATGCCGTAATTAATATGCGTTATGATGCAAATGAAGTTATGCAGGGCGTAACCGAAGTTTTGGCCTACGGAACTGCTGTAACAGTAGAAAAGATTTAG
- a CDS encoding dicarboxylate/amino acid:cation symporter produces MQKSKLTLYIFIALVLGVIAGYLYNVYVINAINTRINAAESSIKAIDGRLADLKDSTSADFKLLKSNRTAQISLRKAADDMREDKLEGFTILSKIFLNLIKMIVGPLVFSTLVVGVAKVGDVNAVGRIGGKTLLWFLSATLVSLLLGMLLVNLFQPGIAMHLPLPDSHLATGIKKTGISLKDFVDHVFPRSFFEAMTNNEILQIVVFSIFFGIATAAIGEKGEIVIKAMDAIAHVILKITGYVMMLAPLAVFGAITAIIAKQGLGILSTYAIFIGEFYFSLIVLWMVIVFAGFVVLRKRVFNLIGNIKDAMLIAFSTSTSEAAYPKVLLELERFGCNNKIVSFVLPLGYSFNLDGSMMYMTFASLFLAQAYNMHLSLGQQVTMLLILMLTSKGVAGVPRASLVVIAGTLPMFNIPEAGLALIIGIDPLLDMGRSATNVLGNAMATAVVSKWEGELNEPVDKI; encoded by the coding sequence ATGCAAAAAAGCAAACTCACGCTCTATATTTTTATTGCCCTGGTTTTAGGGGTTATAGCAGGTTACCTGTACAACGTGTACGTAATTAATGCTATTAATACCCGCATTAACGCGGCCGAAAGTTCTATTAAAGCTATTGACGGCCGGTTAGCTGATTTAAAAGACAGTACGTCGGCTGATTTTAAGCTGCTAAAATCAAATCGTACTGCCCAAATATCCCTTCGAAAAGCTGCTGATGATATGCGGGAAGACAAGCTGGAGGGCTTTACCATATTAAGCAAGATATTCCTTAACCTGATAAAAATGATAGTGGGCCCGCTGGTATTCTCAACCCTGGTGGTGGGAGTGGCAAAAGTGGGCGATGTTAATGCTGTTGGCCGCATTGGCGGTAAAACACTGCTTTGGTTTTTAAGCGCTACGCTGGTGTCTTTGTTACTGGGGATGCTGCTGGTTAACCTGTTTCAACCCGGTATAGCCATGCATTTGCCGCTGCCGGATAGTCATTTGGCTACAGGCATAAAAAAAACCGGCATCTCACTAAAGGACTTTGTGGATCATGTCTTTCCGCGAAGTTTTTTTGAAGCGATGACAAACAACGAGATCCTTCAGATTGTGGTATTTTCTATCTTCTTCGGGATTGCCACAGCCGCGATAGGTGAAAAAGGCGAGATCGTTATCAAAGCAATGGACGCCATTGCGCACGTGATATTAAAAATAACCGGCTATGTGATGATGCTGGCCCCTTTAGCGGTATTTGGCGCTATTACGGCCATAATAGCAAAACAGGGACTAGGCATATTGTCAACCTATGCCATATTTATAGGCGAGTTCTATTTTTCGCTGATCGTGCTTTGGATGGTGATAGTTTTTGCTGGTTTTGTGGTGCTGCGCAAAAGGGTGTTTAATTTAATCGGCAATATAAAAGATGCTATGTTGATAGCCTTTAGTACATCAACAAGTGAGGCTGCATATCCAAAAGTATTGCTCGAGCTGGAGCGTTTCGGCTGCAATAATAAAATAGTAAGCTTTGTTTTGCCGCTGGGATATTCATTTAACCTTGATGGCTCTATGATGTATATGACCTTTGCGTCGCTGTTCCTGGCGCAGGCTTATAATATGCACCTTTCACTTGGTCAGCAGGTAACTATGCTGTTGATATTAATGCTCACCAGTAAAGGTGTGGCGGGCGTGCCGCGTGCATCGCTGGTAGTTATTGCTGGTACCCTGCCCATGTTCAATATTCCGGAAGCCGGCCTCGCACTTATAATTGGGATTGATCCCCTGCTTGATATGGGGCGTTCTGCAACCAATGTTCTAGGAAATGCAATGGCTACAGCGGTGGTAAGCAAGTGGGAGGGAGAACTTAACGAACCTGTTGACAAAATTTAA
- a CDS encoding tetratricopeptide repeat protein, translating into MKYFAFIILLLITAPAFSQQISYPDWKKKAETQINLQPEYGNVSKSKEQLEEDRQFIETVLKQDTIRRKGSEHLVKLGFTYLYRGDLETAMKRFNQAWLLDPKNENAYWGYAAVYFSFNDLTEASRQLDKGLLLNPKSSNILTDKATIYLAGYMNSRSTADLVKAIEVFHQSYKIDPFNQNTLFKLSAAYFYSKDCTNAWKYYNECVKLGGQPITNEYTEALKAQCKM; encoded by the coding sequence ATGAAATACTTTGCCTTTATTATTTTACTTCTAATAACCGCTCCGGCTTTTTCACAGCAGATAAGTTACCCTGACTGGAAAAAGAAAGCTGAAACTCAAATTAATTTACAGCCCGAATACGGCAACGTATCAAAGAGTAAGGAACAATTAGAAGAAGACCGGCAATTTATTGAAACTGTATTAAAACAAGATACAATTCGTAGGAAGGGCTCAGAACACCTTGTTAAACTTGGATTTACGTATTTATACCGTGGCGACCTGGAAACCGCAATGAAGAGATTTAACCAGGCTTGGCTGCTTGACCCTAAAAACGAAAATGCTTATTGGGGATATGCAGCTGTATATTTTAGTTTTAATGATTTAACTGAGGCTTCAAGGCAGCTGGATAAAGGGCTTTTGTTGAATCCTAAAAGCTCAAACATATTAACAGATAAAGCAACTATTTACCTGGCAGGCTATATGAACAGTCGCAGTACTGCTGATCTGGTTAAAGCTATTGAAGTATTCCATCAGTCTTATAAAATTGACCCATTCAATCAAAATACGTTATTTAAGTTATCTGCGGCTTATTTTTATAGTAAAGACTGTACAAATGCCTGGAAGTACTATAATGAATGTGTAAAGCTTGGCGGACAGCCAATTACTAACGAATACACGGAAGCGCTAAAGGCGCAGTGTAAAATGTAA
- the rplU gene encoding 50S ribosomal protein L21, whose protein sequence is MYAIVSIAGQQFKVAKDQQIFVHRLQGEEGASIEFDNVLLAENEGKFKLGSDLKSAKVSAKIVSHLKGDKVIIFKKKRRKGYKKKNGHRQQFTKIEITGITL, encoded by the coding sequence ATGTACGCAATAGTAAGTATAGCCGGACAGCAATTTAAAGTTGCAAAAGACCAGCAGATCTTTGTACACAGGTTACAGGGTGAAGAAGGCGCTAGTATTGAATTTGACAACGTATTGTTAGCTGAAAACGAAGGTAAATTTAAATTAGGTTCTGATTTAAAAAGTGCTAAAGTATCTGCTAAGATAGTGTCTCATTTAAAAGGTGATAAAGTAATTATCTTCAAAAAGAAAAGAAGAAAAGGTTACAAAAAGAAGAACGGTCACCGTCAGCAATTTACCAAGATAGAGATCACTGGTATAACATTATAA
- the rpmA gene encoding 50S ribosomal protein L27 gives MAHKKGAGSSRNGRESHSKRLGIKIFGGQPAIAGNIIVRQRGTKHNPGLNVGIGRDHTLFALAEGIVTFKKKADNRSYVSVLPFELEVVAEDAAPAPKVKAEKKVVEAKAPEAAPAVEETAVAEEAPKAKKAAAPKKKAADTEEKAAE, from the coding sequence ATGGCACACAAAAAAGGGGCCGGTAGTTCCAGAAACGGCCGCGAGTCACATAGCAAACGTTTAGGTATCAAGATATTTGGTGGTCAGCCGGCAATTGCAGGTAACATCATCGTTCGTCAGCGTGGTACCAAACACAATCCGGGCCTTAATGTAGGTATCGGCAGAGATCATACCTTATTTGCATTAGCTGAAGGTATTGTTACTTTTAAAAAGAAAGCAGATAACCGTTCATACGTTTCCGTTTTGCCTTTTGAACTTGAAGTTGTTGCAGAAGATGCAGCACCTGCACCAAAAGTAAAAGCAGAGAAAAAAGTTGTTGAAGCAAAAGCACCTGAGGCTGCACCTGCCGTTGAAGAAACAGCAGTAGCTGAAGAAGCTCCAAAAGCAAAAAAAGCAGCCGCTCCTAAAAAGAAAGCAGCTGATACAGAAGAAAAAGCAGCTGAGTAA
- a CDS encoding DUF4126 family protein, whose product MRKIISKSNMKLTKPFWQVLGLGILAGMRTTSAPAIASHILSHHQSKTLKKSPLDFMQSGNVALGMKILAMGELVGDKLPQAPNRIAAGGVIGRCLAGSLAGASIYKAAGSNALTGALLGSVVALGSTFGSYYLRKYTVQKTHAFDPYVGAIEDVLVATAGAGLIITA is encoded by the coding sequence ATGAGAAAAATAATCAGTAAAAGCAATATGAAACTTACAAAACCATTTTGGCAAGTTTTAGGACTGGGAATTCTCGCAGGCATGCGTACCACGTCCGCACCTGCAATAGCCAGCCATATTTTAAGTCACCATCAATCAAAAACACTCAAAAAGTCGCCGTTGGATTTTATGCAGTCTGGCAATGTGGCTTTAGGTATGAAGATCCTGGCGATGGGCGAGTTAGTTGGCGACAAATTACCACAGGCGCCAAACAGGATAGCGGCAGGTGGCGTTATTGGCAGGTGCCTGGCCGGCTCACTGGCTGGAGCGAGCATTTATAAGGCCGCAGGCAGCAATGCGCTTACAGGTGCGCTGTTAGGTTCAGTTGTTGCGCTCGGGTCAACCTTTGGCAGTTACTATCTTCGGAAATACACGGTTCAGAAAACCCACGCCTTTGATCCCTATGTTGGAGCAATTGAAGATGTGCTGGTAGCTACGGCAGGAGCCGGCTTAATCATTACTGCGTAA
- a CDS encoding TetR/AcrR family transcriptional regulator, producing the protein MISATDQQDVKKEKILEAAYHRFLHFGYSKTTMNEIAGDLSMSKALLYYYFPDKSQLYVAVMRKIASEYLKKLTEKTDTFSNLKEAFIFQIDTQHDFIVTNYNFFDYFRLNEQNLPDMIWEIVSEVHESETELLVGAIKTEAAKGHIKPVENPTEIVELLLDALHGVRVKSLPHKKAMFPNKEHLDEIRSKRLLLADIFIKGLMY; encoded by the coding sequence ATGATTTCAGCTACCGATCAGCAGGATGTAAAAAAGGAGAAGATTTTAGAAGCTGCCTATCACCGGTTTTTACATTTTGGTTATTCAAAAACCACAATGAATGAAATAGCGGGCGATCTTTCCATGTCAAAAGCGCTGCTTTATTATTATTTCCCGGATAAAAGCCAGCTATATGTTGCAGTTATGCGTAAAATTGCGTCCGAATATTTAAAAAAACTTACTGAAAAAACGGACACATTTTCTAATTTGAAGGAAGCTTTTATTTTTCAGATAGATACACAACATGATTTTATTGTAACCAACTATAATTTTTTCGATTACTTCAGGCTGAATGAACAGAATTTACCTGATATGATTTGGGAAATAGTTTCAGAGGTTCATGAATCAGAAACTGAACTTTTGGTTGGCGCAATAAAAACAGAAGCAGCAAAAGGACATATTAAACCCGTTGAAAATCCTACAGAAATTGTTGAACTTTTGTTAGATGCCTTACATGGGGTAAGGGTTAAATCCTTACCGCACAAAAAGGCAATGTTCCCTAATAAGGAACACCTGGATGAGATCCGTTCCAAACGCCTGTTACTTGCTGATATATTTATAAAAGGCTTGATGTATTAA
- a CDS encoding nucleoside recognition domain-containing protein has protein sequence MALNYIWIAFFLIAFVIALIRLVFFGDTEIFSHLVNAIFTSSKSSVMEIALPLAGNMAFWLGIMNIGEKAGAINFLSRLVGPFFSRLFPEVPKNHPATGQVLMSFSANLLGLDNAATPLGLKAINSLQDLNKDKETASNAQIMYLVLLTSGLQLLPVTIIAQRAILNAKDPTDIFIPCIIATFVSAISGMLLVAVKQKINLFDKVIITWLGGITCFIVLLVWYFTVFLTKGQIGLVSKVASNLMLYSIPVIFITGAMYKKVNVFEGFIEGAKNGFETSVKIIPYLVAMLVGIAVFRACGALDYMNDGLRWIITQLGLDTRFVDAMPVAYMKPLSGSGSKGMMINIMTTYKPDSFAGRLACIFNGSADTTFYIVALYFGSIGIKKSRYAIPAGLFADLAGIIAAIFVAYLFFG, from the coding sequence ATGGCCCTTAATTATATCTGGATTGCATTTTTCCTGATCGCCTTTGTGATAGCGTTGATAAGGCTGGTATTTTTCGGAGATACGGAGATTTTTTCGCACCTCGTTAATGCAATATTCACTTCGTCCAAGTCGTCTGTGATGGAAATTGCGTTACCGCTGGCCGGTAATATGGCGTTTTGGCTGGGCATTATGAATATCGGTGAAAAGGCAGGTGCAATCAACTTTCTTTCGCGGCTGGTAGGCCCATTTTTCAGCCGCCTGTTTCCCGAGGTGCCAAAAAATCACCCGGCTACCGGGCAGGTATTAATGAGCTTCTCGGCAAATTTGTTAGGATTAGACAATGCAGCTACGCCGCTCGGACTTAAAGCGATAAACAGTTTACAGGATTTAAATAAAGACAAAGAAACCGCTTCAAACGCGCAAATAATGTACCTGGTGCTGCTTACCTCCGGCTTGCAGCTGCTGCCGGTTACTATAATAGCACAACGCGCCATCTTAAACGCAAAAGACCCAACAGACATTTTTATCCCCTGTATCATAGCGACATTTGTATCTGCCATCTCCGGCATGCTGCTGGTAGCCGTTAAACAAAAGATCAACCTATTCGATAAGGTCATCATAACGTGGCTTGGCGGGATAACCTGCTTTATAGTATTGCTGGTTTGGTATTTTACCGTATTTTTAACGAAGGGGCAAATTGGCCTGGTATCAAAAGTTGCCAGTAATTTAATGCTTTATTCCATCCCCGTGATATTCATAACCGGGGCGATGTACAAAAAGGTAAATGTTTTTGAAGGATTTATTGAGGGTGCAAAAAATGGTTTTGAAACTTCTGTTAAAATAATCCCGTACCTGGTGGCCATGTTGGTTGGCATTGCCGTTTTCAGGGCCTGCGGCGCTTTGGATTATATGAACGACGGGTTGCGTTGGATAATTACACAGCTTGGCCTGGACACGCGTTTTGTGGACGCCATGCCCGTAGCCTACATGAAACCATTAAGCGGATCGGGTTCAAAAGGGATGATGATAAATATAATGACCACCTATAAACCGGATAGTTTTGCAGGACGCCTGGCATGTATCTTCAACGGATCTGCCGACACTACTTTTTATATCGTCGCTTTATATTTTGGTTCCATTGGTATCAAAAAATCGCGCTATGCTATTCCTGCGGGCTTATTTGCTGATCTCGCCGGAATTATAGCTGCTATTTTTGTGGCCTATTTGTTCTTTGGATAA
- a CDS encoding DinB family protein, with protein sequence MVDTIQKLTEVVNELYAADWNAIDWASKPDPDRWSKKQIIGHLIDSAQVNLQRFVRCTYEENFKLTYEQDEWVNAQHYQDADINELLDLWKLLNLQIARVLLNYPQERLQAKCDINKTTVRLYTVDWLAVDYVEHMKHHLKQVTCKQI encoded by the coding sequence ATGGTTGACACAATACAAAAGCTAACGGAAGTTGTTAATGAGTTATATGCTGCCGATTGGAATGCAATTGACTGGGCCAGCAAACCGGATCCGGATAGGTGGTCAAAAAAACAAATTATCGGTCATTTAATTGATAGTGCCCAGGTCAACCTGCAGCGTTTTGTGCGTTGTACTTATGAAGAGAATTTTAAACTGACCTATGAACAGGATGAGTGGGTTAACGCGCAGCATTATCAGGATGCAGACATTAACGAGTTATTAGACTTGTGGAAATTGTTAAACCTGCAAATAGCCAGGGTGTTGTTAAATTATCCGCAAGAACGCCTGCAGGCTAAGTGCGATATTAATAAAACCACAGTACGTTTATATACTGTTGATTGGCTTGCAGTGGATTATGTAGAACACATGAAGCATCACTTGAAACAAGTTACGTGTAAACAAATTTAA
- a CDS encoding DUF3052 family protein, with protein sequence MEAGLKQTPGYSGTPLAKKLGLKPGFNIMLINAPDHYFRLFTDFPDDVLVNVDETLKQDVIHFFTREKGEYFNMLPVIKEQIKQNGSIWISWPKKASKVVTDVNEDVIRDYALQTGLVDVKVCAVDETWSGLKLVIPVKDRVVKVV encoded by the coding sequence ATGGAAGCGGGATTAAAACAAACACCAGGATATTCAGGCACGCCGCTGGCAAAAAAGCTTGGGCTTAAGCCTGGGTTTAACATCATGTTAATTAACGCGCCTGATCATTACTTCAGGCTGTTTACCGATTTTCCGGATGATGTGCTGGTAAATGTGGATGAAACTTTAAAGCAGGATGTAATCCATTTTTTCACAAGGGAAAAAGGCGAATACTTTAATATGCTGCCGGTTATTAAAGAACAAATAAAGCAAAACGGATCTATATGGATATCCTGGCCAAAAAAAGCATCAAAAGTTGTTACGGACGTTAATGAAGATGTTATCCGGGACTATGCCTTGCAAACAGGGCTTGTTGATGTTAAAGTTTGCGCTGTAGATGAAACATGGTCGGGCTTAAAACTGGTGATCCCTGTTAAAGACAGGGTGGTTAAAGTAGTTTAA
- a CDS encoding OsmC family protein codes for MPKIELSRVKGDFGFEAKDENGHVVRMDSSPESGGWDFGVRPMQMLLMGLAGCSAIDVIAILKKQRQEIKDYKMVVHGDREAGKEPSLWKDINIEFHLYGNIDEDKAVKAAELSLNKYCSVAATLGKAGADIKWRVFVHSA; via the coding sequence ATGCCTAAAATAGAATTATCCCGCGTAAAAGGCGATTTTGGCTTTGAAGCCAAAGATGAAAACGGACATGTGGTAAGAATGGACAGCAGCCCTGAAAGCGGTGGCTGGGATTTTGGCGTTCGCCCTATGCAAATGTTGCTTATGGGGCTTGCCGGGTGCTCTGCCATTGATGTGATCGCCATTTTAAAAAAGCAGCGCCAGGAGATCAAAGACTACAAAATGGTGGTGCATGGTGATCGTGAGGCGGGCAAAGAGCCATCATTGTGGAAAGATATCAATATCGAATTTCATTTGTACGGTAATATTGATGAGGATAAGGCGGTAAAAGCTGCTGAATTGTCGCTTAATAAATATTGTTCGGTTGCGGCAACGCTGGGTAAAGCCGGGGCTGATATTAAATGGCGCGTGTTTGTGCACTCGGCTTAA